The Streptomyces achromogenes genome window below encodes:
- a CDS encoding cold-shock protein, with protein sequence MASGTVKWFNSEKGFGFIEQEGGGPDVFAHYSNIATSGFRELQEGQKVTFDVTQGQKGPQAENILPA encoded by the coding sequence ATGGCATCTGGCACCGTGAAGTGGTTCAACTCGGAAAAGGGCTTCGGCTTCATCGAGCAGGAGGGTGGCGGCCCGGACGTCTTCGCCCACTACTCGAACATCGCCACGTCCGGCTTCCGTGAGCTTCAGGAAGGCCAGAAGGTCACCTTCGACGTGACGCAGGGCCAGAAGGGCCCGCAGGCGGAGAACATCCTCCCCGCCTGA